One region of Enterobacter ludwigii genomic DNA includes:
- a CDS encoding DUF3828 domain-containing protein, protein MSKLKAMDKLDPNEYDVPDADMFIKAQGYEDDWGTVIARAIDYDAVCMQVYISFGKKRDHTVIDCMVKEDGAWKVQSVASIDISDNLNAK, encoded by the coding sequence ATCAGTAAGCTTAAAGCCATGGACAAGCTTGATCCGAATGAATACGACGTTCCAGACGCTGATATGTTCATAAAGGCCCAGGGCTATGAAGATGACTGGGGAACGGTTATTGCCAGAGCGATTGATTACGATGCCGTGTGCATGCAGGTGTATATATCCTTTGGCAAGAAGCGCGATCACACCGTTATTGACTGCATGGTAAAAGAAGACGGGGCCTGGAAAGTCCAGTCTGTAGCCAGCATAGATATTTCTGACAACCTGAATGCAAAGTAA